The following nucleotide sequence is from Desulfurobacterium indicum.
TTAAAGAGGAAAAGGGACGGATATTCAGCGTTCAGTCTGCCGATTTAAGAGATCTTGTTAAAGCTCTCAATGAACTTGGAATTTCTCCGAGAGATTTAATAGCAATTATTCAGGCTATAAAAGCGGCGGGCAAGCTTCATGCTAAAATTGTTGTGATGTAACGGAGAGAAAAATGGAGCCGAAAATTGTTCCCTATTGGGATGTTACTGCTATTAGAAATATAAAAACGGTTAAGGATGTTGCTAAAGAATTTGAAGCAACATTTCTTGAGATTATGTTGAAAGAGATGAGAAAGGGAATACCTGAAGGTATGTTTTCTTCTTTTTCAGATAAGATGTACACCGATATGTTTGATATGGCGGTTGCAAATAGACTTGCCTCTTCTGATAGATTTGGCCTTGCAAAATACATAGAAAATGCCCTTAACGCCTATAAAAAGGCGGAGAATCTATGAAGGAAACGCTTCTTCTCTATGTAAACAAGCTCTACAAATATTCTGATATTCTTTTTGTTCTTCTTCTTCTTGCGATTCTCGCTTCAATGGTTCTTCCGATTCCTCCTATAGTTCTTGATATCCTTTTGACTTTCAGTATTACTCTTTCTCTTTTGATTTTGATGACTACCGTTTATATAAACCATCCACTGGAATTGTCTTCTTTCCCTTCTTTGCTCCTAATAGCTACACTATTCAGACTTTCTCTGAACATAGCAACCACCAGAAGAATCTTACTTCACGGCAATGAAGGACCGGCGGCAGCAGGTAAGGTTATTGAAGCCTTCGGGCAGTTTGTTGTAGGTGGTAATTACATTGTAGGTATTATTGTCTTTCTGATTCTTGTTGTTATTAACTTCATCGTTATTACTAAAGGAACCGAAAGGATTTCTGAAGTTGCTGCAAGGTTTACGCTTGATGCTATGCCAGGCAAGCAGATGGCAATAGATGCCGATTTAAATGCCGGCTTGATTGATGAGAAA
It contains:
- a CDS encoding rod-binding protein — protein: MEPKIVPYWDVTAIRNIKTVKDVAKEFEATFLEIMLKEMRKGIPEGMFSSFSDKMYTDMFDMAVANRLASSDRFGLAKYIENALNAYKKAENL